GACTTGAGATGATCTATTGTTTCTTGCTTGTATCCATCCATCCAAGGAGCATGGCATTTATTAAGGGCGCACAAAATCTAAAGGAAAAAATGAAATCTACTTTATACTAAATAGTTATACAATTGtgagaatatatataaatatatttaaattcagGCTTTGATTTATCTTCATgacctaaaacaaaacaaaaaaaaacttgtaaagTCAGGGACAAGTATTGAGACATTTTATCATGCTTAATTCACTTTCACAAATGCTATTAATATAACCCAGATCAGGTGTGCtgtaattgaaaagaaaatctaacaGTCTTTAATAGAAAACaagtaacttttaaaaaaaattaaaaaaaaaaaaaaaaagacaattcctcatttatgaagctgatgacaTTTTGTTAgagcatttttttctaaataactaatgaataataGATTAAAAGCAAGGTAAGTGTCATTAACTTTAGTTAGTGAGCTGAAATTATACATTTTAGTAACCAGATAACTCCATTtagacctattttttttattttttaatgtagaaaTGTAGATTTAATTAGAATTAAAGTCTAAAACTGcctgttatttttattatgaagGTTTCTTGGCTGACTAAAGAATCAATGTTCCCTAAGTTCTGGAAATTTTACAAACCCTGGTACCTTACAAAGAaagaggaataaaaaaaaagagaagatagaTAAAAAAGAACACTGATAATTTAACAGCAAAGCTATAACAAATCTCTGAGGATtgggataataataataataatcatttaatttatattacatgATGTGTTTCAAAATTCAATTtcttttaccaaaaaaaaatctgattttttaaatgtctttgcAAACTATATAAACAAACTTTATGTTCAATATTACCTGTAAATGTCTATTGACATTCAGAGTCTGTGGCTGTTTTTCATAAACTTTATATGGCATGTGAATAGCATTATATGACCAGTGTCTGTCCAAGTACCACCTGTAAGATTCCAAGAAGTATTGGAGATAAGGTGCTCCTGGAGCAGAAACCAGTACTCCCAAGTTAAATACATCTGGAAATGCACCTGTTTCTGGCCAATCCACATTGGCTGTTGTGTTATGAAGCCTTATATCAAGAGGCATTTCTTGCAAGAATATAACATCCCAATCCACATAGATGCCTCCATATCGAAGTAGGATGTCAGCACGAAGATAATCACTGGCGTGAGAGGCATATAATTTAATAGGTTCTCCATAGACAGCATTTGGAAAGTCACGATGAATAAATTTCACACGAGTATTTAATTTGACCTGATCCCAATGTTCACCAAATGGTTGTACATCTCCATGGATGTACACAGCATCAGCTTTGAGTACATGAAGACTACTTTGCaagcttaaaaaagaaaaaaagtcaagTTTACGTTTTCCAAGCCAGACATAGTGGACTATATTAGGAACGATCTCTTGGGTTGCTGACTTTGAGACACGACTTTCTGATGTTCCATAAGCAACCCATCTTGCCAGATGATCAAAATAAgatgttttgttaaaaatattaacaGGAAATAATTCTTCCTGCATAAAAGCACAGATATGATTAGGTGACATTGATAAAATAGTTCCACATTTCAAATATTTGGTTAAAGAAGACTGAAGGAATGTGGACAAAGATTGCTTGCTGAGAGTATCCAATATCACATTTCTTTCAGCTGAAATGATCAAAGGTTCAGTATCCATTTCATTAGTGGCTATACTgattttattttccaaaaaatgttttagattctTAGAGGGAGGAAGCAATGTTCTACCATTAATTGCTATGCCACCATGGGAGTTCAACAAGTTTAAATAAGCTAAAATTTTGTCCTCTTTATCTCCACCACAAATGTCTTTTCCAGTTAAAGTCACTTTGACTAAAGGGAGAAGATCTCTTTCCAAGTCAGGCAAAAACTGATAATAACCATCTGGATCTAATTCTGGCTCTTTAGTCAAATAAAGGTACACAATAGTTGGAGTAAACACTTTATAAACTGAGAGCACagaaagaaaattaacaaaTGTAAAAGAGCCGCCATCACACCAGATTACATGAACAATGGGTGAGTAAGCAGATTGCAGAACATTTggaaaaacattttgttgtaaATAAGTATTGAGTTTCTTTGGAGTTTTCAACCAGTTTTTGGATAATATGCTTTTAGTTGCATTCAAAATATCTGGttgatgataataatgatatgGATAAATAGGAGCATAGCCATGGGCTAAATGTACTGGGTTAAGTTGATTCTTCAAACCTTCACAGCTCATGTCAAATATTATGatgtttgaaattaatagtagaGCTGA
The DNA window shown above is from Biomphalaria glabrata chromosome 5, xgBioGlab47.1, whole genome shotgun sequence and carries:
- the LOC106060100 gene encoding uncharacterized protein LOC106060100, yielding MTFTCHLRVRCLVFIMISCIVLFKRKLSRLCRWIILYRYRLSISLSALLLISNIIIFDMSCEGLKNQLNPVHLAHGYAPIYPYHYYHQPDILNATKSILSKNWLKTPKKLNTYLQQNVFPNVLQSAYSPIVHVIWCDGGSFTFVNFLSVLSVYKVFTPTIVYLYLTKEPELDPDGYYQFLPDLERDLLPLVKVTLTGKDICGGDKEDKILAYLNLLNSHGGIAINGRTLLPPSKNLKHFLENKISIATNEMDTEPLIISAERNVILDTLSKQSLSTFLQSSLTKYLKCGTILSMSPNHICAFMQEELFPVNIFNKTSYFDHLARWVAYGTSESRVSKSATQEIVPNIVHYVWLGKRKLDFFSFLSLQSSLHVLKADAVYIHGDVQPFGEHWDQVKLNTRVKFIHRDFPNAVYGEPIKLYASHASDYLRADILLRYGGIYVDWDVIFLQEMPLDIRLHNTTANVDWPETGAFPDVFNLGVLVSAPGAPYLQYFLESYRWYLDRHWSYNAIHMPYKVYEKQPQTLNVNRHLQILCALNKCHAPWMDGYKQETIDHLKSPDLHWQTDALAIHWTHPDPEEFSSKEMLLKSETITGEIGKNVLKKSGLI